Proteins co-encoded in one Flavobacterium sp. M31R6 genomic window:
- a CDS encoding glycoside hydrolase family 125 protein encodes MQSRRKFIKNTGILSAGMLALNTEVFASNTNSFFNFASDFVSQRPPLAQRKFTSKAIEDAIVRIKKQIANPELAWLFENCFPNTLDTTVDFEIIDGKPDTYVITGDIDAMWLRDSTAQIWPYIPFVKEDKKLKELVKGVINRQTKCILLDPYANAFYKDFNQVSEWKSDITKMQPGIHERKWEIDSLCYPVRLAYGYWKETGDISMFDENWKKAMNLVLQTFKEQQRWTDKGPYTFQRNTAWATDGVPLSGYGYPVKPCGLIVSTFRPSDDSTLFGYLIPSNMFAIEILGYMIEMCSTSALKDDEIIRKATELRAQVQKGLKENGIITHPKFGEIIAFEVNGYGSFHFMDDANVPSLLSLPYLGAVKPDDKLYLNTRKVVLSDNNPFFYKGKAAEGIGGPHTGADTIWPMSIILRAITSVDENEIRNCISTLKKTHADTGFMHESIHKDDATKFTRKWFAWANTLFGELIVNVSKNHPNILADKNI; translated from the coding sequence ATGCAATCACGTAGAAAATTCATAAAGAACACCGGGATTTTATCGGCAGGAATGCTTGCCTTGAACACTGAAGTTTTTGCTTCAAATACTAATTCCTTTTTCAATTTCGCTTCCGATTTTGTTAGTCAACGTCCACCATTGGCACAACGCAAGTTCACCAGTAAAGCCATTGAAGATGCCATTGTAAGAATCAAAAAACAAATTGCCAATCCTGAATTGGCCTGGCTGTTCGAAAACTGTTTTCCAAACACTTTGGACACAACTGTCGATTTTGAAATCATCGACGGAAAACCAGACACCTATGTGATTACGGGTGACATTGATGCCATGTGGTTGCGTGATTCCACAGCTCAGATTTGGCCTTATATTCCTTTTGTGAAAGAAGATAAAAAGCTGAAAGAATTGGTAAAAGGAGTAATCAACCGTCAAACGAAATGTATTTTGTTAGATCCTTACGCGAATGCTTTTTACAAAGATTTCAACCAAGTAAGCGAGTGGAAAAGCGATATTACCAAAATGCAGCCAGGAATTCACGAGCGCAAATGGGAAATAGACAGTTTGTGTTATCCCGTTCGTTTGGCTTATGGCTATTGGAAAGAAACTGGGGACATTTCGATGTTTGATGAAAATTGGAAAAAAGCCATGAATTTGGTTTTACAAACATTCAAAGAACAACAACGTTGGACAGACAAAGGACCTTACACTTTCCAAAGAAACACCGCTTGGGCGACAGATGGCGTGCCTTTATCGGGTTATGGCTATCCCGTAAAACCTTGCGGATTAATTGTTTCGACTTTCCGTCCTAGTGATGACAGTACATTGTTTGGCTATTTGATTCCGAGCAATATGTTTGCCATCGAAATATTGGGCTACATGATTGAAATGTGTTCTACTTCGGCTTTGAAAGATGATGAAATTATAAGGAAAGCAACCGAATTAAGAGCACAAGTTCAAAAAGGATTGAAAGAAAACGGAATCATCACCCACCCAAAATTCGGTGAAATTATTGCTTTTGAAGTAAACGGTTATGGTAGTTTCCACTTTATGGATGATGCTAATGTGCCATCGTTATTGTCATTACCTTATTTAGGAGCAGTAAAACCTGATGATAAATTGTATTTGAATACCCGAAAAGTGGTGCTTTCAGACAACAATCCATTTTTCTATAAAGGAAAAGCAGCCGAAGGAATTGGAGGCCCACACACAGGAGCCGACACAATCTGGCCAATGAGTATCATTCTGAGAGCAATTACGAGTGTGGATGAAAACGAAATTCGAAATTGTATCAGCACCTTAAAGAAAACTCACGCCGATACAGGGTTTATGCACGAATCAATTCATAAAGACGACGCCACAAAATTTACTCGCAAATGGTTTGCTTGGGCAAATACTTTGTTCGGGGAATTGATTGTCAATGTCAGCAAAAATCATCCAAATATTCTAGCTGATAAAAATATTTAA
- a CDS encoding GH92 family glycosyl hydrolase — translation MKNNSFFFLALLFLSFVANAQNKTESPADHVNILMGTQSIYSLSNGNTYPAIARPWGMNFWSPQTGKMGDGWMYTYTAEKIRGFKQTHQPSPWINDYGQFSIMPVTGKLAYKEDDRASWFSHKSEIAKPHYYSVYLADFDINAEMTATERAAHFQFTFPKNEQSSVVIDAFDKGSYIKIIPSENKIIGYTTRNSGGVPDNFKNYFVLIFDKPFETKYTWNDNALVKDQLEMKADHSGAVVGFKTNKGEKVNVRVASSFISIEQAEQNLKAELNNAPFEKVVAESKAAWNTTLGKVKVEGGTEEQINTFYSCLYRTVCFPQKLYEIDAKGKIVHYSPYNGKVLDGYMYGGTGFWDTFRALYPLLNLVYPSINKEMQEALINDYKEGGFLPEWSSPGLRDCMVGNNSASVVAEAYLKGLRGYDINTLYEALQHGANNEGPNATGRKGVEYYNTLGYVPYDVKINENAARTLEYAYDDFTIWKLAKALNRPAAEIVLYEKRMMNYKNVFNPEFKLMSGRNKDGSFTKDFNPFKWGDAFTEGNSLHYSWSVFHDIQGLIDLMGGEKAFTAKLDEVFSLAPTFDDSYYGSVIHEIREMQIMNMGQYAHGNQPIQHMIYLYNFAGQPWKTQYWSREVMNRLYKPTPDGYCGDEDNGQTSAWYIFSSMGFYPVCPASDEYVLGAPLFKKVTVTLENGKQIVIKAEKNSAENKYVQELKWNQKVYDKNYINHFELQKGAELDFDMVNKPNEKRGTSKASYPYSYSTEKK, via the coding sequence ATGAAAAATAACAGCTTCTTCTTTTTGGCACTACTTTTTTTGAGCTTTGTTGCAAATGCCCAAAACAAAACCGAAAGTCCTGCGGATCACGTTAATATTTTAATGGGAACACAATCGATTTACAGTTTGTCAAACGGAAATACATATCCCGCAATTGCCCGCCCTTGGGGAATGAATTTTTGGTCACCGCAAACAGGCAAAATGGGTGACGGTTGGATGTACACTTACACCGCCGAAAAAATACGCGGATTCAAACAAACTCACCAGCCATCCCCTTGGATTAACGACTATGGGCAATTTTCAATCATGCCGGTTACAGGAAAATTAGCTTACAAAGAAGACGACAGAGCTAGCTGGTTCAGCCATAAATCAGAAATTGCAAAACCGCATTATTACAGCGTTTATCTTGCGGATTTTGATATTAATGCCGAAATGACTGCCACCGAAAGAGCGGCTCATTTCCAATTCACTTTTCCAAAAAATGAACAATCATCTGTTGTGATTGATGCTTTCGATAAAGGCTCGTATATCAAAATTATTCCTTCAGAAAATAAAATCATTGGCTACACGACCAGAAACAGCGGTGGTGTTCCTGATAATTTCAAAAATTATTTTGTTTTGATATTCGACAAGCCTTTTGAAACAAAATATACTTGGAATGACAATGCATTGGTAAAAGACCAACTCGAAATGAAAGCCGACCATTCGGGCGCTGTCGTTGGTTTTAAAACCAATAAAGGCGAAAAAGTGAATGTTCGTGTAGCTTCGTCATTCATCAGCATTGAACAGGCGGAACAAAATTTAAAAGCCGAATTGAATAATGCCCCGTTTGAAAAAGTAGTGGCTGAATCCAAAGCAGCTTGGAATACAACTTTAGGAAAAGTAAAAGTAGAAGGCGGAACCGAAGAGCAGATTAACACTTTTTACTCTTGCTTGTACCGAACTGTTTGTTTTCCACAAAAATTATATGAAATAGATGCCAAAGGAAAAATTGTACATTACAGTCCGTACAACGGAAAAGTTTTGGACGGTTATATGTATGGCGGAACAGGATTTTGGGACACTTTCCGCGCATTATATCCTCTGTTGAATTTGGTTTATCCTTCAATCAACAAAGAAATGCAGGAAGCTTTGATTAACGATTATAAAGAAGGTGGATTTTTACCTGAGTGGTCAAGTCCAGGTTTAAGAGATTGCATGGTGGGTAACAACTCTGCTTCAGTAGTTGCTGAGGCATATCTAAAAGGTTTAAGAGGCTACGACATCAACACTTTATATGAAGCTTTACAGCACGGTGCAAACAACGAAGGCCCGAATGCCACAGGACGTAAAGGTGTGGAATATTACAACACTCTGGGTTATGTTCCTTATGATGTAAAAATCAACGAAAATGCCGCCCGTACTCTTGAATATGCTTATGATGATTTTACGATTTGGAAATTGGCGAAAGCACTAAATCGTCCGGCTGCAGAAATTGTTTTGTACGAAAAACGAATGATGAATTATAAAAACGTGTTCAATCCGGAATTCAAATTGATGAGCGGAAGAAACAAAGACGGCAGTTTTACCAAGGATTTCAATCCGTTCAAATGGGGTGATGCTTTTACCGAAGGGAATAGTTTGCATTACAGCTGGAGCGTTTTTCATGACATTCAGGGATTGATTGATTTGATGGGGGGCGAAAAAGCCTTTACTGCAAAATTGGACGAGGTATTTTCGTTAGCCCCAACATTTGACGATTCATATTATGGCAGCGTGATTCATGAAATACGCGAAATGCAGATTATGAATATGGGACAATATGCCCACGGAAATCAGCCGATTCAGCATATGATTTATTTATACAATTTTGCGGGACAACCCTGGAAAACGCAATATTGGTCAAGGGAAGTGATGAACCGTTTATACAAACCAACGCCTGATGGCTATTGTGGTGACGAAGACAACGGACAAACTTCAGCTTGGTATATTTTCTCTTCAATGGGCTTCTACCCTGTTTGCCCAGCTTCGGATGAATATGTTTTGGGTGCGCCTTTGTTCAAAAAAGTTACGGTTACTTTAGAAAACGGAAAACAAATAGTTATCAAAGCAGAAAAAAATTCAGCCGAAAACAAGTACGTTCAGGAATTGAAATGGAATCAAAAAGTATATGATAAAAATTATATCAATCATTTTGAATTGCAAAAAGGAGCTGAATTGGATTTCGATATGGTAAATAAACCAAATGAAAAACGAGGAACTTCAAAAGCAAGTTATCCGTATTCTTATTCAACAGAGAAAAAATAA
- a CDS encoding endonuclease/exonuclease/phosphatase family protein, with protein sequence MKKIIVFLGMFFAFANANAQTKTKSNLNIMTFNIRYDNPGDGSNSWQYRKENAIKMIRFNEIDILGMQEVLAHQLKDFTANLTEYGAIGVGREDGKEKGEYSPILYNKNKFTLIKSGYFWLSQTPEKPSKGWDAACERIATWVQLKDKATGKKLFVLNTHFDHIGEVARRESVNLIKRKIAQLGEGMPQIMMGDLNATPDSSVIQSLLTGDKSLSLLDSKKLASIVYGPNWSFHDFGKIPFKDRPLIDYILVTKGITVHKYAVFAETLNDLFLSDHAPVFINVSF encoded by the coding sequence ATGAAGAAAATAATAGTTTTTTTAGGAATGTTTTTCGCTTTTGCAAATGCAAATGCGCAAACCAAAACAAAATCGAATCTGAATATCATGACGTTTAATATCCGTTATGATAATCCGGGCGATGGTTCGAACAGCTGGCAGTATCGAAAGGAAAACGCAATAAAAATGATTCGTTTCAACGAAATTGATATCCTCGGAATGCAAGAAGTTCTAGCTCATCAATTGAAAGATTTCACCGCAAATCTTACTGAATATGGAGCTATAGGTGTAGGTAGAGAAGACGGAAAAGAAAAAGGGGAATACAGCCCAATCTTATACAATAAAAATAAATTTACGCTTATCAAATCGGGCTATTTCTGGTTGAGCCAAACTCCTGAAAAACCTTCAAAAGGATGGGATGCCGCTTGCGAACGTATCGCAACTTGGGTACAATTGAAAGACAAAGCTACCGGGAAAAAACTATTTGTTCTAAATACACATTTTGATCATATAGGCGAAGTGGCAAGAAGAGAAAGTGTAAATTTAATTAAAAGAAAAATTGCCCAACTAGGTGAAGGAATGCCTCAAATCATGATGGGGGATTTGAATGCAACACCTGATTCATCGGTGATACAATCGTTGCTGACTGGAGATAAATCGCTAAGTTTATTGGATTCCAAAAAACTGGCTTCAATCGTATATGGTCCAAATTGGTCTTTTCACGATTTTGGAAAAATACCTTTTAAAGACCGACCGCTGATTGATTATATTTTAGTGACCAAAGGAATTACAGTTCATAAATATGCTGTTTTTGCAGAAACTTTAAATGACCTTTTCCTTTCGGATCATGCACCTGTGTTTATCAACGTTTCTTTCTAA